Proteins encoded in a region of the Nicotiana tomentosiformis chromosome 9, ASM39032v3, whole genome shotgun sequence genome:
- the LOC138898804 gene encoding uncharacterized protein: MGSLSYILVGEKPLELDVQPLANQFVRLDILKPNKILACVISRSFLFERIKVHLYDDPHLLIMKDTVQHDDANEVSIGDDGVLRMHGRICVPNVNGLHELILEESIVRGISFIRVKYEYQRLDGFLQKLEI; this comes from the exons ATGGGGAGCCTTTCTTATATTCTAGTTGGAGAGAAACCACTAGAGTTGGATGTTCAgcctttggccaatcagttcgtgaggttggacaTATTGAAGCCCAACAAAATTCTTGCTTGTGTTATATCACGGTCTtttttgtttgagcgcattaaggtGCATttgtatgatgatccccatttactTATCatgaaggacacggtgcagcacgacgatgccaatgaggtttctattggagatgatggggtgttgcggatgcatggccggatttgtgtgcctaatgtgaatgggttgcatgagttgattcttgaggagtccaTAGTTCGTGGTATTTCatttatccgg gtgaagtacgagtatCAGAGACTGGATGGTTTTCTTCAGAAGCTTGAGATTTAA